cataaaacaaaaaagaaaaatataatgaCACATTGTTTATCACAAAGAGAAAATCATTTCGGTAGAAAATATGTGTTTTAATAAAATCCtacaacaaaatacaaaaagaataaaagaaagattGACTGTCGATTTTTAAGCAAGAGTATCAATAGGCAATTCAATGAACCGAGACTGGCAAGAACAGACCTTGCAGccatttttttcaaaccataTTGTTTCATTTGGACATTTGCAAGCAACAATTGGGCATTCTTTGCACTGGCATGTTAAACAGCCGTTGGCGTCGGTGGCAAGCCCGTTAGGGCACTTGATATTCGGGCACACGGGGAGCTCGCATTTGGGTCTACAGTTGCAGGTCTGACAGCCGTTGGCGTCTGTTGCGAAACCGTTAGGGCACTTGATATTCGGGCACACGGGGAGTTCGCATTTGGGTTTACAGCTGCAGGTCTGACAGCCGTTGGCGTCTGTTGCGAAGCCGTTAGGGCACTTGATATTCGGGCACACGGGGAGCTCGCATTTGGGTTTACAGCTGCAGGTCTGACAGCCGTTGGCGTCTGTTGCGAAACCGTTAGGGCAGAAGATGTCCTGCCGACAGTCTAAAATGGGGCAAGGCTTAGGGGCGCATTTACACGTTTTGCAGCCGTTAGAGTCAGTGGCGAAGCCGTAAGGGCATTTGATGTTGAACAAACAGTCCAGGATGGGGCAAGGCTTTGGGGCACACCTGCACGTCTTGCAGCCGTTAGAGTCAGTGGCAAAGCCGTAAGGGCACTTGGCAATGTTCCAACAGTCGAGAGCGGGACAAGGCTGTGGTCCACACCGGCAGTCAACGCACCCGTTTGCGTCTGTGACATGCACAATGGGACATTTGATGAGTGGACATATTGAAGGTGGACATTGATTGCATTCACATGTTGGACACCCGTTTTCATCTAGGAGAAAACCGTTCACGCATTCTGTGGCTGGACATTTTCTGAATGGACAATCCAATATAGGTAAGGAAACTgtaaggattaaaaaaaaaaaacagcttgttaaaaatgttaacattattttttttacatttactatTTTATATAAAGAAACGTAAAATGAatactttatattatataaaaaaatgttctgagagagagagagagagagagagagagagagagagagagagaaagagagagagagagatgaaaagaaaagagaagagaacagtaaaaaaaaaaagatgaggagatgaagagagaaaagagagagagagagagagaaagggagataatgaaaatgataaaaaagagATGTTGGATGTCGACTTCAAAAGGGAGTAAAGAAAGGTGGAGATGAAATGGATgtgatagagagatagagacagagagagagagagagagagacagagaattaaagagagaaagagaaagacggaatgataagaagaaagaaatttaagaatgagaattagagagaaagagagagagagagagagagagagataataaggaaataatgagagagagagaatgaaagagaaaaagagagagagaatgagaaagagagatctagaaagagagaaaactagAGAATGAGActgagagaatgaaagagaacgAGAGAACGAGAATTAGTGTGTAaataagagagatagaaagagagatgaagagaatgaaagggaaagaaagagaatcatattaagagaaaaagagaggaagcgtgaatgagaaagagaaaagatgtAATGAAAGCGTGATGGAGAATGAAAGAGAGCGAAGGAGAGATGTAAGGAATGGATGATAAAGAAGTAAAGATAGAAAGTGAGCGAGAAAAGAATCAAGAGAATACAACTTGTTTCCACACAATGTACCAGACTGAACTGCATCAACAAAGCACAGAGCGAACGAGTTGTGTCTCACTAAAAATCTCCAGTCCTACCT
The DNA window shown above is from Biomphalaria glabrata chromosome 5, xgBioGlab47.1, whole genome shotgun sequence and carries:
- the LOC106065897 gene encoding antistasin-like — encoded protein: MTRFVVGAVVFCLAFKHSWTLSLPILDCPFRKCPATECVNGFLLDENGCPTCECNQCPPSICPLIKCPIVHVTDANGCVDCRCGPQPCPALDCWNIAKCPYGFATDSNGCKTCRCAPKPCPILDCLFNIKCPYGFATDSNGCKTCKCAPKPCPILDCRQDIFCPNGFATDANGCQTCSCKPKCELPVCPNIKCPNGFATDANGCQTCSCKPKCELPVCPNIKCPNGFATDANGCQTCNCRPKCELPVCPNIKCPNGLATDANGCLTCQCKECPIVACKCPNETIWFEKNGCKVCSCQSRFIELPIDTLA